Part of the Deltaproteobacteria bacterium genome is shown below.
CCAGATCAACCTACTACGCGATGTGTATGACCACCGCGATGTCCTCGACGAAGATGCCGTTAAGGCGTATCAGTCTTGGGCTTCGACGATTTTGCGACCGTGGATCGAGGCGGACTCAGAACTCGTGCAGGTGTGGAAATTGACGCGCGACAGCACAGACATGGTCGGCAAGGACTTCATGGAGTGGCTGCGTCCGCTCTTGCCCATAATTTAGGCCTAACATTTCGTTCCAATGGACGCGGCCCCTGTTACGGTTTAGAGCGAACGTGTAAAGCTGCGGTTTAGGGCCTTGCCCCTGAGCACAGCGTTGAGGCTGTAGGAAGCCCCCAGAATTTTGAATTTTTACGCCAGAAAGTCCTTTGTTTTCAAGGATCAAATTTTTCAAAAGAGACTTTTTCTACAGCCTCGTTAGGCGTGTTCGTTGTCAGGGTAAGTGCTTCGCTATACACTTGGGGCGTGAAAATCTATGAGTTGATTTGGCCGGAGGATCGGGTGGCACATATTGCAGAGCATGCTATTGACCCTGAAGAAGTTGAGGAGATTTGTTTCGGACGACCGTTCGTATAGCGCGCGAAGTCCTTCGGTAAGAATCCCGTTTACTATTGAAGAAGACGATGAAGACTGCAAAGATCCCCCGTACCGATTCCATCGAAGAACTCGCGCGATTTTGGGATACCCATGACCTCACGGAGTTTAAGGATGAGCTGGAGGAAGTTGATGAGCCTGTCTTTGAACGTAGACCAGAGACAGTCGTCTTCCTGCACCTCCCACCCCAAGAGGCTACGGCAGTGAAACGGGTAGCCAAAGCCAGAGGGGTAGAAGAAGCAACATTGCTGCGAGAATGGGTGCTGGAAAAGCTGCACGCCAGCGCATAGGCACGCCTAACCATCCCGTGCACATGACCGCCGCGCGCTTTCGGTTCCTATTGAACGCGCAAGGCAACGGTTTGGGTGGCTCGCGGTGAGCATGGGCGTTCGGCTTCAGTGGTCTTGCCATCAACTTGCCAACAGAGCACCTTGACTCCGAATCTCTACTCGACGTATCTTCTTTGTAGAGATTCGAGGAGGCACACCCATGAGAGTTCAAGTGCAAAAGTGGGGCAATAGTCTAGCCCTAAGAATTCCCAAGCCCTTTGCCGAGGACACCGAGGTGAAAGCGGGGACCATTGTCGACCTGTCCGTCTCGGAGGGAAAACTGGTTGTCGCACCAGTCCCAAAAAAGAAAGTGACGCTCAAGCAACTCCTGACCAAAGTGCACAAAGGTAACCTCCACAACGCGATCGATTTCGGACCTTCAGTCGGGCGGGAATCTTGATGATGGCGCGTCGGTATGTTCCGAGTCGTGGGGATGTCGTGTGGCTGTCTTTCAGTCCGCAGGCCGGGCACGAGCAGGCTGGCAGACGCCCCGCGCTGGTGGTCTCACCGGCGTCGTATAATAGGAAAGTTGGGCTGGCGCTACTCTGCCCGATTACCAGTCAGGTCAAAGGCTATCCCTTTGAAGTGAGTTTGCCAGCCGGGCTCGAGGTCAGCGGGGTGGTGTTATCCGATCAGATCAAAGTCTTGACTGGCGTGCGCGAAAAGCCGAATTCGTATGCAAGTTGCCAGGTTCTACTACTTTGGAAGTTTTGGACAAGCTTGGAGCGTTGGTGTCTCCAGACGAAGCTTAACCATCCGCGCATGAGCCCGCCGCCCGCTTGCGAACCGGAATGAATGCGCAAGGCAACGGATGGGCGGCTCGCGGTGAGCTGGAGCGTTGGGCCGCAGAGACCAAAGAATATAGTGTAGCTACAAATAACTTGCGCGGACGTTTTTTTGTAGCTACGCTGCCTGCGTGGTCACTTGGGACAACGACAAGCTCGTAGCGAACCTTGCCAAGCACGGATTGAGCTTCGAGGGTTCAGAGGCTGTCTTTGATAATCCTGTGGTGGCCTGGGACGACGACCGAGAGGCCTACGGCGAGCTTCGCATTAACTTGCTGGGGTGGCTCACTGGTCAATTGGTGCATATGACCTACACAGAGCGCGGGAAGGACATGCACGTCATTTCACTGCGCGAGGCCGAGAAACATGAAATCAAACGCTACATCAAAAGCCTTTCCAAATAGCAAAGCGCAGTGGCAGGAGGTTTTGGCGGCGGCTCCGTCCAGTGCTACTCCCGTCAACCGCACTCAAGAAGCTGAAATTGTGTCACGCAGTGTCGTCGTTCGTAGCGGTGGGAGGGCGGCTGTTCACGCTGCATTGCAAGCCCGCAAGCCAGGCCAGCGTGGTCCACAAAAGGCACCGACGAAAAAGCTCGTTTCTCTGCGGCTATCTCCAGAGGTATTGAGCTATTTCAAGAGTACCGGTGCAGGCTGGCAGTCGCGCATTGACGAAGCCCTGCGCAAGGTTGCAGGTGTATAAGGCGAGCTGAACATGGCCCAACCAGCCGGTCCAGCGCACTGCGAGGGAGTGACGTGAATAGGCCGGGGTGGTCGGTGGTGCGGGCGCTGCCCGCCCGCGCGTTAGCCAGCCAGATGTCGTGCTAGATTGGCGTCAGGTTCGATTCCTACGAACGGAGAGCAGAATGGTTGTTTTTGATCCCTTGATCACCATATCGCCAGATCGGCTCAGCGGTGCCCCTATTTTTGCCGGCACGAGAGTGCCAGTCCAGACCCTCATCGATTATCTCGAAGCCGGAGATGTCCTGGACGATTTTCTGAAAGACTTTCCGAGCGTTTCTCGCGCCCATGCCATCGCGGTTCTCGAACTCGCCAAATCGGCCCTTCTGGCCAAGGCCGTTGCGGCATAGCGCTGTAAGCTGGGCTGAGGCAGCGCCAAATCCCGGCAAAGAGAGAGCGCAATTCTTCGCTTTCCCTGACCGGAGGTTCAAACTATGAAGCTTACTTACTATCCCGACACGGACTCCCTCTACATTGACCTCTCCGAGCAACCGAGCGTGGACAGCCAGGAGATTTCCGAAGGGATCGTGCTCGATTACGACGCCAGTGGGAACCTGGTCGGGATCGATATCGATAATGCTAGTAAGAAGGTCCAGCTCAAAGAGTTGACGCTCAGCAAGTTGCCGACCGAGGTCCAAACCATCGTGGCTTAGCCAACCCTGGCCCTCTCCCATCGAGGGAGAGGGGACCCAAGAACGATCTCTTTATGCAAATGCAAACCGCTGCAAAGACCACCGGCGCGCCGTTGTCTGCCTTGTCGCATCGCTCCTACAAACACAACTCCGCCAGCAACCGCAGCGCTTCGGGCTGCGTCGTGCCGATCAACAAGCTGGTCGCTGGGGAGGCTTTCCACGCTTGCAGACGTTCGGCGATGCGTTCGCGTGAACCGATCAAGGCGACTTGGTCTACCAACTGATCCGGCACCGTGGCGATCGCCTCGGCTTTCTTGCCGCTCAAATAGAAGTCTTGGATCTTGACCGCCGCTTCTTCGTAGCCCATGCGTTTGGCGTAGGCGTTGTAGAAATTTTGCGTGCGTGCGCCCATGCCGCCAATGTACAATGCCAAATTGTCTTTGATCGGCATGCGGCACTTTTCGAGATCGTTTCCCACAATG
Proteins encoded:
- a CDS encoding DUF2283 domain-containing protein — its product is MKLTYYPDTDSLYIDLSEQPSVDSQEISEGIVLDYDASGNLVGIDIDNASKKVQLKELTLSKLPTEVQTIVA
- a CDS encoding BrnA antitoxin family protein, whose amino-acid sequence is MVSRSVVVRSGGRAAVHAALQARKPGQRGPQKAPTKKLVSLRLSPEVLSYFKSTGAGWQSRIDEALRKVAGV
- a CDS encoding BrnT family toxin, with product MVTWDNDKLVANLAKHGLSFEGSEAVFDNPVVAWDDDREAYGELRINLLGWLTGQLVHMTYTERGKDMHVISLREAEKHEIKRYIKSLSK
- a CDS encoding AbrB/MazE/SpoVT family DNA-binding domain-containing protein, yielding MRVQVQKWGNSLALRIPKPFAEDTEVKAGTIVDLSVSEGKLVVAPVPKKKVTLKQLLTKVHKGNLHNAIDFGPSVGRES
- a CDS encoding DUF433 domain-containing protein encodes the protein MVVFDPLITISPDRLSGAPIFAGTRVPVQTLIDYLEAGDVLDDFLKDFPSVSRAHAIAVLELAKSALLAKAVAA